Proteins co-encoded in one Brassica rapa cultivar Chiifu-401-42 chromosome A02, CAAS_Brap_v3.01, whole genome shotgun sequence genomic window:
- the LOC103852105 gene encoding actin-depolymerizing factor 12 isoform X2 — protein sequence MAVEDECKLKFLELKAKRNYRFIIFRIDGQQVVVEKLGSPEENYDDFSNSLPANECRYAVYDFDFTTAENCQKSKIFFIAWSPDSSRVRMKMVYASSKDRFKRELDGIQVELQATDPSEMSFDIIKSRAL from the exons ATGGCGGTGGAAGACGAATGTAAGCTGAAGTTTTTGGAGCTAAAAGCGAAAAGAAACTATAGGTTCATAATATTCAGGATAGACGGACAACAAGTGGTGGTTGAGAAGCTTGGAAGTCCTGAGGAGAACTATGACGATTTCTCCAATTCCCTGCCTGCCAATGAGTGCCGCTACGCTGTCTATGACTTCGACTTCACCACTGCTGAGAATTGCCAGAAAAGCAAGATCTTCTTCATAGCATG GTCACCGGATTCTTCGAGGGTAAGGATGAAGATGGTGTATGCGAGCTCAAAGGACAGGTTCAAGAGAGAATTGGATGGGATTCAGGTGGAGTTACAAGCCACGGACCCGAGCGAGATGAGTTTCGACATCATCAAAAGTCGAGCTCTCTAG
- the LOC103852105 gene encoding actin-depolymerizing factor 12 isoform X1, giving the protein MANAASGMAVEDECKLKFLELKAKRNYRFIIFRIDGQQVVVEKLGSPEENYDDFSNSLPANECRYAVYDFDFTTAENCQKSKIFFIAWSPDSSRVRMKMVYASSKDRFKRELDGIQVELQATDPSEMSFDIIKSRAL; this is encoded by the exons ATG GCGAACGCAGCGTCAGGAATGGCGGTGGAAGACGAATGTAAGCTGAAGTTTTTGGAGCTAAAAGCGAAAAGAAACTATAGGTTCATAATATTCAGGATAGACGGACAACAAGTGGTGGTTGAGAAGCTTGGAAGTCCTGAGGAGAACTATGACGATTTCTCCAATTCCCTGCCTGCCAATGAGTGCCGCTACGCTGTCTATGACTTCGACTTCACCACTGCTGAGAATTGCCAGAAAAGCAAGATCTTCTTCATAGCATG GTCACCGGATTCTTCGAGGGTAAGGATGAAGATGGTGTATGCGAGCTCAAAGGACAGGTTCAAGAGAGAATTGGATGGGATTCAGGTGGAGTTACAAGCCACGGACCCGAGCGAGATGAGTTTCGACATCATCAAAAGTCGAGCTCTCTAG
- the LOC103852106 gene encoding uncharacterized protein LOC103852106, with protein sequence MAMKTFFVVSMLLLAVYLQTTLGNEVKCEKLDKDTCAFAVSSTGKRCVLEQSIKRSGIEGYTCRSSEIEADKVTNIIESDECIKACGLDRKSLGISSDALLESRFTQKLCSVKCLTQCPNVVDLFFNLAAGEGVYLPKLCESQEGQSRRAMSELRSSGIVRDTLGPVGPVRLGEMAPEPATSMDYMPYAPAPEPATSMDHMSYAPAPASY encoded by the exons ATGGCTATGAAAACTTTCTTCGTTGTTTCTATGCTTCTCCTTGCCGTCTATTTGCAAACCACACTTG GGAACGAAGTCAAGTGCGAGAAGCTGGACAAAGACACGTGTGCGTTTGCGGTCTCGTCGACCGGTAAACGCTGCGTCTTGGAGCAGAGCATTAAGAGGAGTGGAATCGAGGGGTACACGTGTCGGTCCTCTGAGATAGAAGCAGACAAGGTCACAAACATTATTGAATCAGACGAGTGCATCAAAGCGTGTGGTCTAGACCGGAAATCTTTGGGTATATCCTCGGACGCACTATTGGAATCCCGGTTTACTCAGAAACTCTGCTCGGTTAAATGCTTAACCCAATGCCCTAACGTCGTCGATCTCTTCTTCAACCTTGCTGCTGGCGAAG GTGTATATTTGCCGAAGCTATGTGAATCACAAGAAGGACAATCAAGAAGAGCAATGTCGGAACTTAGGAGCTCGGGAATTGTGAGGGACACTCTTGGACCGGTTGGACCGGTCAGGTTAGGCGAGATGGCACCAGAGCCAGCTACTTCAATGGACTACATGCCGTACGCACCGGCACCAGAGCCAGCTACTTCAATGGACCACATGTCGTACGCGCCCGCACCTGCGTCGTATTAA